The sequence TCGACTGCAAAAAATGAACTTGGTGTTGTTTCAGCAGAAAGAGTTGCAGGTACGAACTTCTCTCTCTGTTTATGCTATTGAAACTTGCTCACTTGGCTACCTTTGCAGCTACGTGTTTCATCAATTAATAATTGTGGATGACTTCCAATTATTAAGTATAATTTACTTTTCTTCGTATAATATCACCAGCCTTTGTCATTATAGCCTCTCTAAGGAACATATAGACGGGAGGCTGAAATTGTTCTTTTCGTCTCAACTTGCTTTCAATGCAAAAAGAAGCTTATGttgtttattattttgattACTAATCACCTCGTTCTTGGTTTTCCATTTAGTTCAAATCTTCCATTTCTCGTGCTCGTTTAAGCATCTTTTTTTTGGCCTTAGATCATGCATTTTAAACTTGTGTAGGTGCAACAATGGTTCCTAGATGCAGTGCCCTCTAACAGGTCAAACTGAGCATAGAAAACTGAGCATCTGAAAATAGGATCCCAAATTGGGAAATTGGTGGATGGGCTTTGGTGATAGCACCTTAGTGGGCTACTGGCCCACCGAAGTCCGaattctttttctagtttactAAGATTTGTAGAATTGGTGCTATTTCCAATTCCGACCATGTTTTTGCTCGTTTCGATTTTCAAGTTTTGTATGTGTTTGTGGGGAAGGAAGTGTATTAGATAAGCATAAAACAGGTAAGGaaatagttatattttatttggaaaAAGGTAATTATTAATCGTATAAAGTGTGGTTTTGTATTTCTTTACTTGGTGTGATCGGTTTCTACTTTCGGATAAGTTCATTTGTTGGCAAGACTTAACATGCCCTACTATTTTATATGggggtttgtttttagtttgaTGGATTAGACAAGATATATAGTTTTATAGACAAAACTTAATTTTATAATGCgttgtttggctaagcttataagctccaatatcttataaaatatttgaagaatttataataggattattagcgtctaaatacacaaactttggggatagtttggttttgcacgtgaactttgaaaggtgtaagaaaatacatgaactttattGTTGTAGTAATTTTgccacaaatttaatttttacacaAATTAAAGCTTATGTGTGGCAAGTCAAAATATCGACGTTTACTCATTGGACGTTTTAAAAAATAGCATCGTATAAGACACTCTAAAGGATATTGTATAAGATATCTCTAAACCTCTAAATCGTAGGATTTTTATAGAGTTTGAACATCTAGAAAttgaatttttgataaaattgctacaatattaaagttcatgcatttttttacaCATTTCAAAGTTCATATACAAAACCAAACTACTcccaaaattggtgtatttaggcGCTAATAACCttttataatatatagtttCTCATTCGCTTATAAGTTGTCTaaatgtttggataattgagcttataaactaAATAGAGAAAATCCTTattagagagaaaatcgaagagagaTGAACTTAGTAGGGTAACAAATCATAGTTGTATAGTTTTTGTAAACTGATTATTGCATACTCCTTTTGTCcacaatatcgtttccacttttaCTATTTTGGTCTGTCCACAATAtcatttccacttccatttataataGTAAGGTCTACAAACTCCACTCGCAACAATAGTGAGACCCAagctccactcacaacaatattCAATACTATCAACATACTATTCGCtactttcttaaaactcgtgtcgtccacaaagtggaaacgatattgtggacgaagggagtataatattatgaaaaaatatgttAGGATATAGAAATTTATGCTTTTGAGAATTTTGTAAGTTgttgaaacttatttttataactaaagttgtttagaagcttattttgtcaaacaattTGAAGGCcttataaactgttttaaaaagcttataagctcgaCCAAACACCTCTTAGACTCGAAACAATGTCGCTTATATAATAAGTCTGGCCTTATAAGTTTTGGTATCCCTTTATAACAAAATCAATTTCGAACTAATTCAATCTTGAGCAATCTCAGGTCATTTAATTATGATAATGagatgtagtttttttttttttttttgggttgggGGAATTAGACCATGAGATGTAGTTGATAAAACAGTGATTTATAGTTTATCttttagttataaattataaatatgagTATTAAACTAGTAAAATATGGATTTACATTGAAATAATGGTTGATAATATCTAACCCGTGTGAAATAAAACTCTATTCCAATTATAACTCTGCAACCAAAAACCCTTTATCTTAAATACCTCGAACCCTCGAAAGCCACTGCCGCCGCCAGCTATGGAGATCCCAAACACTCGCCGAGATCTCGATCTCCCCCAAGAACTCACCGAAGAAATACTGTCAAGACTTGCGGTGAAATCTCTCCTGAGATTCAGGTGCGTTTCGAGGTCATGGCGCTCTTTGATTGACAGCAAACGATTCATCAAAACCCACCTCCAAAATGCATCTAGAAACACTGCTTTTTCCCATCACAGGCTCATTAATATGGAGTCCGTCCGTATAGTGGGGTGCTGTAATGGGCTGGTCTGCTGCTGCATTGATCTCAGGAGAGGGCGTTTCTTATTATGGAATCCTGCCACCAGAATCTCCATGGAATTACCACAATTGGTATTAGAGAATAGAGACTGGCCCTCGTCCATATCCGGATTCGGTTGGGATGAATCGAGCGGTGCATACAAGGTGTTTGTGGTTTTGCGTAGCAGTAGAAAGTTTATGGGTAGAGTTTATAGTTCAAACACAAATTCATGGAAAACAGTCGAGTTTTTTGATATCGGTTTGATACATAGTAAGGCGCATTTTGTGAGTGGAAAGCTTCATTGGCTTCACATTAAGAATACAGATGAGACGGATAATTATGAAATTGCTacatttgatttgaagaaggaGGAGCTTGGAGTGATGAAGCTTCCACGTGGCGCAGAATCAGTGCGCTTGGGCGTGAACGAGGGTCACCTTACCATGATATTAGAAAAGAAGAGAACAGACTTTGATGTGTGGGTAATGAAGCAGGATTGTTGGGTGAAAGTGAGGGATGGTGTTGTTTATGAGCCTTGTGAAGTTCTTCCATCCGTAGCCCCATTTTACGCAGTCGACGAGGCGGAGATTCGGCAAGTTCATGGGTCGGATTTTAAGCTCTACGATCAAGCACGAGATGATGTGCATTTGCAGATGAAGAAAATTAGAGATTCCTTGCAAACGCATCTCTACATCGAAAGTTTAGTCTCTCCGGTCCCCGACAAGAATCTGTGCCGAGCGATTTGATTGCAGGTTACTCTCttcataaaaagataaataaaattctATCAGAATAGTTTGAAGTAGTAGGCTTTGTAGGAAGAAAATATTCGAAAGAATCTTTagtctttaatttcttatatatttcaTTGGGCAGTTTACTTTGGCAGCTGATACTTTTTTAGattgatgaagaaaaagaatTCTTATGAGTGTATTTCTTTTTAGTTCATATTAACCTCATTTATCCcaagaaaaaaattatgtcaCGATTAAGATCGGAATTCGTTAAGTAAGGCAATATCAACTAGCAATATTTGATAATTGTGCTCTAGTTCTATTTACTTTCTACGATATGGCGCATATATAAGACTAGAAATTCATTCTGCACCGCATAGGACGCCGTGTTTCTATAATTGCTCCGTGAATTAtggaaatgacactatcatgttatataaatgacactagtttgttttacaaatgacactatcgttttatataaataacactattatcaaatttttaaaaaaatactattatgttctacaaatgatactatatgAAAATGATATTAATACTATTATAAAGAACACTTTCATGTTGTACAAAGAACACTAATAATACTGAAGTGCTTAACAAAAATGTCAGTTGCTTTAATCGACAACAGCTTTGTCGTCTCCAACCCTTTCACACTCTCGTTCAGACACAGAAGCATCCCAGCTGCCGGAAAACACGTTTCCATATGGACCATATCCTGTCGATCGAGGGAGTAACGAGGGACAAGGGGCGAAGCCGACTGCTTAATTGGGGCTGCCGCTGCTCGTCGGTCAAGTAGAAGGGTTGGCGGCCATGGCGGTGGTACTGTAGCCTGCTGTCGCTCGACCGGGAGAGAGAGACACAGAAGGCAACAATGCTGCTGTGGTCATGGCCGCCCATAACTTTTTAATGATTCAGCCGAAAGCAGGGGCAGAGACCGTAGAGTTTTagtgattctttttttttttaagcggGTTGCGGATATAAGAATCTGGGCATGGTACAACCCGGGTGTATGGTACACTCGAGTGTAGTAGGTCTAAGATTTTTTGCTCCAGATCCAAATTCGGAAATTATAGGAATAAAACCCAAATTCGGTCTAGATCCAACAGGTCCATCTTTTATAAGGTCTAGATCCTAAAAAAAGGATGCGGAGGTACACTCGAGTGTAGTAGGTCTAAGATTTTTTGCTCCAGATCCAAATTCGGAAATTATAGGAATAACttagatccggtccagatccaagAGGTCCATCTtttgagtttaaaattatttaaggccattatcttagggctatttgcaaaactaggccactatttttcggaattgcaaaaataggccaattattttagtttttggcatttttaggccacatttgAGCTCAATTCAGCATTTATAGGCCACTTTTTGGGGTCAAAATGTAGCCCAAAGTAGCCTGATTGGGTACATATGTGacctaaaaataccaaaaactaaaataataggcctatttttgcaagttcgaaaaatagtggcctatttttacaaatagccctaagataatgaccttaaataattttaaactctcCATCTTTTATAAGGTCTAGATCCTAAAAAAAGGATTTGGATCCGCAGATCTGAACCGGGTCCAaaatccattgccatccctaggttCACGTCCTTCAAGAGGGAAATGTCTAAATATACAACTACAAATTCCAAactaaaaaatagaatttaaatagaaataaattgtAGAGTTTCGCAACAACATAAAACCTACCTTAAATACGGAATAACTAGTCCCAATGATGAATTACtaataaaaagaaattgtgaccaataattaattaaaagttaaatactgaaaaaaattaatgttattacaaaaattaattgaatattagTAAACCCTTATTAGTAATTAACAAACAAACCGAATCACTCTCTAATTCTGAAACCCTcgaaataaatacaaaaaccaAAACCCTCGCCACTTCAAATACAAAAACCTAAATCCCTAAAAAATATATCGAAGCTTGGGTATGGAGATCAGAAAAAGTAGTCGAAAATCTCTCCATCTTCCTGAAGAAACCATTGAAGAAATACTATCCAGACTTGCGGTGAATTCACTTTTGAAGTTCAGGTGCGTTTCGAAATCATGGGGCTCTTTAATTGATAGCGAACGTTTCATCAAAACCCATCatcaaaattcaattaaaaaccCATCTTTCCCCCAACAAAGGCTCATTTTAAAGAACTATgtgtttgattattttaatGATTGGCCTGTGCAATGTTCTCTGCTGTCGGTTATGAGTGAGCCAGCTAATCCTACCTCTTTATCTCCTTTAGCTGCTCCAACGAATATTGGTACATTATTGATGCGATTTCTAATTGTGGGGTGCTATAATGGGCTGCTCTGCATTCTCGAAAAACCAAGTGAAATTCACTTGTGGAATCCATCCACAGGAATCTCCAAGAAACTGCCAGAAATTTCTAATGTCGGATCTGTTGGTGATTTTGGATTCGGTTGGGTTGAATCGAGTGGTGAGTACAAGGTGTTTGTGAGTGTGCTTGATAATTACCAGTTGAAGCGGGCCGGTAAACTTTATAGTTCAAAGacaaaatcatggaaaacaaTAGAGCACTGCAAGGATTTATGTACATATCGTTGCGAAGAGGGTGTGTTTGCAGGTGGGAAGCTTTACTGGACGAATTATAAAGGATATAAAGAAGTTATTATTTTCTTAGACTTGAAGAGTGAGGTGTTTGGAAGGACTGAGCTTCCCATTGATCAAGAGTATCGCGCTCAAAAGTTATTG comes from Salvia miltiorrhiza cultivar Shanhuang (shh) chromosome 3, IMPLAD_Smil_shh, whole genome shotgun sequence and encodes:
- the LOC131017205 gene encoding F-box protein At3g07870-like, whose translation is MEIPNTRRDLDLPQELTEEILSRLAVKSLLRFRLINMESVRIVGCCNGLVCCCIDLRRGRFLLWNPATRISMELPQLVLENRDWPSSISGFGWDESSGAYKVFVVLRSSRKFMGRVYSSNTNSWKTVEFFDIGLIHSKAHFVSGKLHWLHIKNTDETDNYEIATFDLKKEELGVMKLPRGAESVRLGVNEGHLTMILEKKRTDFDVWVMKQDCWVKVRDGVVYEPCEVLPSVAPFYAVDEAEIRQVHGSDFKLYDQARDDVHLQMKKIRDSLQTHLYIESLVSPVPDKNLCRAI